One stretch of Ptiloglossa arizonensis isolate GNS036 chromosome 7, iyPtiAriz1_principal, whole genome shotgun sequence DNA includes these proteins:
- the Tmod gene encoding tropomodulin isoform X4: MATTEVFQDWDSPHDTISSMTRSSTTRKTTTTTTTTTRRETSASTKTTTMTTAAKLYGKDLSEYDDVDVDELLAQLTPEEINILAKEVDPDDSFMPPSERCSYECDKSPTGPLNRKKLIEHINKQALETPDIPELKPFVPGVIRGKKWVPPPQESTKEKEAEEQIAIDLGDEYEQALSNATQEEIIDLAAILGFHSMMNQDQYHASLLNSGQPIGLGWDGVTKASQPKPYPMEPPNDTDIDATIKQVREDNTSLTDLNWNNIKNISDEKFIQLFEGLEMNTHLESLSLTNVGLTDKTAQRLAEALEKNSTLRVLNVETNFISPSVIVRLIRALLKTKSIEEFRCSNQRSQVLGNKIEMEITQLVEQNPTLLRLGLHLEFNDARHRVAAHLQRNIDRICRVERAKLESGAASKNFIIPVGGLKDRT; the protein is encoded by the exons ACTTCCGCATCAACTAAAACAACCACTATGACAACTGCTGCAAAGTTATATGGCAAAGACTTAAGTGAATATGACGATGTTGACGTGGATGAATTGTTGGCACAACTTACTCCGGAAGAAATTAACATACTAGCCAAGGAAGTGGATCCTGAT GACAGCTTTATGCCACCTTCGGAACGTTGTAGTTATGAGTGTGACAAGAGTCCGACAGGTCCCCTAAATcgcaagaaacttatcgaacacatCAACAAACAAGCTTTAGAGACACCAGACATACCAGAATTGAAACCATTCGTACCTGGTGTTATTAGAGGAAAAAAG TGGGTTCCACCTCCTCAAGAATCTACAAAAGAAAAGGAAGCAGAAGAACAAATTGCTATTGATCTTGGAGATGAATACGAGCAAGCATTATCTAATGCTACtcaagaagaaattattgatcTTGCTG CTATCCTCGGATTTCATTCCATGATGAATCAAGACCAGTATCACGCCTCTTTATTAAATTCTGGTCAGCCCATTGGTTTGGGTTGGGATGGAGTTACGAAAGCTAGTCAACCAAAACCTTATCCTATGGAACCACCCAATGATACAGACATCGATGCCACTATCAAACAAGTTCGAGAAGATAATACTTCATTAACTGATTTAAATTGGAATAATATTAAA AATATATCTGACGAAAAGTTTATTCAACTATTTGAAGGACTGGAGATGAATACACATCTCGAATCTTTAAGTTTAACAAATGTGGGACTCACTGATAAGACTGCACAAAGGTTGGCAGAAGCCTTAGAGAAAAATTCTACGCTCAGAGTACTCAA TGTGGAAACAAACTTTATAAGCCCATCTGTGATAGTGAGGCTCATCAGGGCACTCCTTAAAACGAAATCAATAGAAGAATTTCGATGTTCCAATCAG AGGTCACAAGTGTTGggaaacaaaattgaaatgGAAATTACGCAGTTGGTAGAACAAAATCCAACGTTGCTTCGACTCGGTCTTCATTTGGAATTCAATGACGCTAGACATCGTGTGGCTGCACACTTGCAACGCAACATTGATAGGA TCTGTCGTGTGGAACGCGCTAAACTAGAGAGCGGTGCAGCTTCAAAAAATTTCATTATCCCCGTAGGTGGCTTAAAAGACAGAACGTAG
- the Tmod gene encoding tropomodulin isoform X6, which translates to MTTAAKLYGKDLSEYDDVDVDELLAQLTPEEINILAKEVDPDDSFMPPSERCSYECDKSPTGPLNRKKLIEHINKQALETPDIPELKPFVPGVIRGKKWVPPPQESTKEKEAEEQIAIDLGDEYEQALSNATQEEIIDLAAILGFHSMMNQDQYHASLLNSGQPIGLGWDGVTKASQPKPYPMEPPNDTDIDATIKQVREDNTSLTDLNWNNIKNISDEKFIQLFEGLEMNTHLESLSLTNVGLTDKTAQRLAEALEKNSTLRVLNVETNFISPSVIVRLIRALLKTKSIEEFRCSNQRSQVLGNKIEMEITQLVEQNPTLLRLGLHLEFNDARHRVAAHLQRNIDRICRVERAKLESGAASKNFIIPVGGLKDRT; encoded by the exons ATGACAACTGCTGCAAAGTTATATGGCAAAGACTTAAGTGAATATGACGATGTTGACGTGGATGAATTGTTGGCACAACTTACTCCGGAAGAAATTAACATACTAGCCAAGGAAGTGGATCCTGAT GACAGCTTTATGCCACCTTCGGAACGTTGTAGTTATGAGTGTGACAAGAGTCCGACAGGTCCCCTAAATcgcaagaaacttatcgaacacatCAACAAACAAGCTTTAGAGACACCAGACATACCAGAATTGAAACCATTCGTACCTGGTGTTATTAGAGGAAAAAAG TGGGTTCCACCTCCTCAAGAATCTACAAAAGAAAAGGAAGCAGAAGAACAAATTGCTATTGATCTTGGAGATGAATACGAGCAAGCATTATCTAATGCTACtcaagaagaaattattgatcTTGCTG CTATCCTCGGATTTCATTCCATGATGAATCAAGACCAGTATCACGCCTCTTTATTAAATTCTGGTCAGCCCATTGGTTTGGGTTGGGATGGAGTTACGAAAGCTAGTCAACCAAAACCTTATCCTATGGAACCACCCAATGATACAGACATCGATGCCACTATCAAACAAGTTCGAGAAGATAATACTTCATTAACTGATTTAAATTGGAATAATATTAAA AATATATCTGACGAAAAGTTTATTCAACTATTTGAAGGACTGGAGATGAATACACATCTCGAATCTTTAAGTTTAACAAATGTGGGACTCACTGATAAGACTGCACAAAGGTTGGCAGAAGCCTTAGAGAAAAATTCTACGCTCAGAGTACTCAA TGTGGAAACAAACTTTATAAGCCCATCTGTGATAGTGAGGCTCATCAGGGCACTCCTTAAAACGAAATCAATAGAAGAATTTCGATGTTCCAATCAG AGGTCACAAGTGTTGggaaacaaaattgaaatgGAAATTACGCAGTTGGTAGAACAAAATCCAACGTTGCTTCGACTCGGTCTTCATTTGGAATTCAATGACGCTAGACATCGTGTGGCTGCACACTTGCAACGCAACATTGATAGGA TCTGTCGTGTGGAACGCGCTAAACTAGAGAGCGGTGCAGCTTCAAAAAATTTCATTATCCCCGTAGGTGGCTTAAAAGACAGAACGTAG
- the LOC143149367 gene encoding uncharacterized protein LOC143149367: protein MALQLSNRGDPVIQSHVQDRQSACTKEWGKSAYEVGALRRPGTHRWKRQRPSLSFLGRAVLIRECLSRVVALVAATGSKIAEASSQAGTLPTVYTWTSPRHDYL, encoded by the exons ATGGCATTGCAACTATCAAATAGGGGAGATCCAGTGATCCAAA GTCACGTGCAAGACCGGCAATCAGCGTGCACGAAAGAGTGGGGAAAATCTGCATACGAAGTGGGAGCATTGCGCAGGCCTGGTACTCATCGTTGGAAAAGACAGCGGCCATCTCTGTCGTTCCTCGGTCGTGCAGTTTTGATTAGAGAGTGTCTATCGCGCGTTGTAGCGCTCGTAGCGGCGACAGGCTCAAAAATAGCTGAGGCCTCCTCGCAGGCTGGCACACTCCCAACGGTCTATACTTGGACATCCCCGCGCCATGATTATTTATAG